The stretch of DNA TGAAACTAGTAAAATAAGTCATTAATGCGCCGTAGAGGATACTTGTttttaatggtgactttgtttagctgccggtagtaccatccttcttcttcacaaataaaaccaacacaccccaaggcgacacaccgGGCCTCATGAAGccattatcaagcaactcttgaaaCTGTTTATTTAACTCTTTCAATTCCGTTGGTGACATGTGATACAGTTGAAtaaagatgggctgagtgcccgatgccagatcaataccaaagttaatgtccctgtcgggtggtatgcccgacaggtctacaggaaacatatatgggaagtctctcactactagAAAGGACTCAGTTGCAGGAGTATCATCACTAACAACCCACACAAAGGCCAAAAATGCCAGACATTACTTCTCAactatccgttgagccttcaaatattaAATCACTCTATTGGGAACATAATCCAGGGAACCTTTTCACTCAACCCTAGGCAATCCCAACATCGCCAACGCCACGATCTTAGCATGATAATaaaaaatagcatgacatggtgacaaccaatccatgacAAAAAGCACGTCAAAATTAACCATGctaagcagtaaaagatcaattctcatctctaatcccccaataatcatcacacatgaccgatacacacgatctacAATATTAGAAtaacccaccggtgtagatatatGAACAAGCATAGGTGAAGAATCAtcaggcatatccaaataatgagcaaagtatgatgacacataggaataagtggaaccaggatcaaatagTATTGAAGCATCTCTGCGAAACattgaaacaatacatgtgatcatgacATTGGAAGAAACTTCCTCTGGCCTGGCTGGAAATGCATAGCAACGGgcttgaccaccacctgatcggcctccccctctagggcggcctcgagctggctgagcccTAGCCCGAGAT from Nicotiana tomentosiformis chromosome 11, ASM39032v3, whole genome shotgun sequence encodes:
- the LOC138901497 gene encoding uncharacterized protein, which codes for MIPPPATTPLAQPSRARAQPARGRPRGGGRSGGGQARCYAFPARPEEVSSNVMITCIVSMFRRDASILFDPGSTYSYVSSYFAHYLDMPDDSSPMLVHISTPVGYSNIVDRVYRSCVMIIGGLEMRIDLLLLSMVNFDVLFVMDWLSPCHAIFYYHAKIVALAMLGLPRVE